From Planktothrix serta PCC 8927:
AGCCAAATATTAAAATTAAATCCTCCTCCAAAACCCCTTGAGCTTCCATTAAATGAAGTAACCGCGACTGTGGAGTTGAAGCATTCAACCCATAATGTTTTTCTTCAAAATCTTCAATTAATTTAACTAAAAGTTCTAGCAATATCTCCTGTTCAGGAGTTAGACTAGGACAAGCTAACAAGTCTTCTACAATCGTTAAAAATTGGTCATTTTCTGCTTCTGTATTAATCAAATTAGGTAGCATTTTATGAATTATTGAATTATGTTATTGAACAATGCTTTTAGAAACCTTTGACCAGACTGTTCTAAATCATCTTCTAAAGAAAAAGTGAGACTCTGTAAACGGATTGAACTATTAGGAACTAGACAATTTAGCGGTTGATTTAAAGGTTTTGGATAAACTAAAATAGCATTTTGACTCTTTTTTAAAGTAGCATAGGCGATCGCTTGATAAATGTCTGAGTTGGATGGTTTGGAATCAGGAATTTTATATTTAGTATCAAGAATAAAGATAACTTGCTTTGTATTTTTATCATAAATAACTAAATCAATCTGAGATTCTATAATTTTACAAAAATCAACAATTTCTTGAGCTTTAATTTCAAAATTACCGGGAAGATGAAACTTTAACCAAGCATAAACAAATCTTTCATAGAGTATATCAGTTCTAACTAAAAAAGGAAACATCTGATAATTTCCGATTTGATGCGCTACCCCACAATGATCTAAGAAAAATCGACATAAACTGTGTAAAGTCTGATAATCTTGATTTAAGCGATTATAAGATCTATTAATACAATTATCCCCCTTAAACGGTCGTTGAGTCGCTAAACCTTGTAAGGTATGATAGGCTTTTCTAACGGTTGTTGATAGCTGCTCTGAACATAACCCACTGCGACCAATAATATATAATGTCCATAACAAGATTTGATTCTCTTCAATATCAGCCGTATACTGATTATATTGGCAATTGAGTTTAACTTTCCCAGGATGTTTAAACTGATATTGAAAATCAACCTTTCCCCGAACATAAGGTAAAAGTTCAGTATTTTTAACATAAGCTCGATAAAATCCTTTTCGACTTTGTTCTAATATTTTTTGTGTTAAAATATCAGCTAATCGATTATAAAATTCAGGAATAGTTTCACAATGAACTGATCCGTCTAGGAGTTGAAAACTTTTTAAATTATAGGTATATTCCAACATCCTAAATAAATTAGCAATAGGAACTTTGGGTTTTAGCAAAATCTGAATATCAGGGGTTAAGGGAATAAAACCCACATAACTTTTAGCGGTAAGTTTATATTGTTTCTGGGTTTTCGGGGATGGATACTCAATCTCAATATATTTAGAATAATTATGATAGATGAGATCTGCGATCGCTTCTTCTAATTCCTCTGGTTTAAAGAATTTAGATTGATGTTCTATCAGTTCAATTATTTTCATCAGTATTTAAACCCAGTTTAAGTTTAACTTTATCCCAACGAAATTCCTCTATTTTATCCATCGCATTATAAAAATATTCTTCTAAATAGGGTTCGATTTCCATTTCCCAGATATCTTGAATATTATCCTCAATATTAGGTATCATAAAGAAAGATATCCCGATTTCATAATTCGGATCATTAATCATTGTGTTAATATCTTGAAGAACTTGAATGAGTTGATCTATCGAAAAGTTGATTTCATCGTCTTCATGATAACGTTTTAAAATATTATAATTTGGAGCAATTTTAATAAAAGCAAAACGACGACGCAACGCATGATCCACTAACGCAATAGAACGATCTGCGGTGTTCATGGTTCCAATAATTCTAACATTTTCAGGAATCTTAAAGGGTTCCTGACTACCCGCTAAATTGATTTCTTGATCTCGATATTCTAATAAATACATTAATTCTCCAAACACATTTGATAAATTTGCCCGATTAATTTCATCAATAATCAAAACACAAGTATCTTTATAAGATTCAGCTTTTTTACAAAATTCTAAAAATCGACCAGGGACGAGATCATAAGTTAATTGTCCGTTTGTACTCCGAGGACGTATCCCTTGAATAAAATCTTCATAACTATAAGATGGATGAAATTGAATGATTTCTGAAAAACCATCTCTACCTCTAGTGAAATGTTTAGCTAATTTTTTAGCAATAAAGGTTTTTCCTGTTCCGGGTGGCCCTTGTAAAATAATTTGTCCTTTGCGGTTAATATTATTTACCCATCTCTGAAGTTCAGTTTGATCTATTCCTATTCTATTAGAGCAGTTTTCTAAGCTATAAAAAAAATAATCATCTCGATAACTCAAGTATTTATTAATAGCAGGTATTGGATCATCTAAACCAGCTAAAATTAATAAAGGTAAAAACTCAAGAAATATGCGAATAAATTGTGCAATTATCCTATTATTTGATGATTCTAAAATTTCTGTTTTGCCAATTTTATGAAAAATTTTGATTCCTTTATTGTTAAAACTAGATTTATCCGTAAGATTGTCCAAAAAATCGCTAAGATATAAAGAGTAATTTACCAATTTTTTTAGGTTATTTTGAGTAGAAGATAAATTCTTTTTTGAAATAAAACTTTCTGGATAATTTAGATTAAATAGACGTTCTTGATCATCAGGATACCATAATGTTATAGCGTTATTGATTAACCGATCTTTATCATAAGCTTGATTATTAATAGTGAAAGTAATATTAATTCCCGCAGGA
This genomic window contains:
- a CDS encoding McrB family protein codes for the protein MIGNSQENNLFCAKTFECVGLLENEDDDRATKYAKYYLENIFKTFISNLRLNRILNLSYLYDFNVASYTCKLTASTPENSDLEDFDINNHAHIKITLNPAGINITFTINNQAYDKDRLINNAITLWYPDDQERLFNLNYPESFISKKNLSSTQNNLKKLVNYSLYLSDFLDNLTDKSSFNNKGIKIFHKIGKTEILESSNNRIIAQFIRIFLEFLPLLILAGLDDPIPAINKYLSYRDDYFFYSLENCSNRIGIDQTELQRWVNNINRKGQIILQGPPGTGKTFIAKKLAKHFTRGRDGFSEIIQFHPSYSYEDFIQGIRPRSTNGQLTYDLVPGRFLEFCKKAESYKDTCVLIIDEINRANLSNVFGELMYLLEYRDQEINLAGSQEPFKIPENVRIIGTMNTADRSIALVDHALRRRFAFIKIAPNYNILKRYHEDDEINFSIDQLIQVLQDINTMINDPNYEIGISFFMIPNIEDNIQDIWEMEIEPYLEEYFYNAMDKIEEFRWDKVKLKLGLNTDENN
- a CDS encoding helix-turn-helix domain-containing protein — protein: MLPNLINTEAENDQFLTIVEDLLACPSLTPEQEILLELLVKLIEDFEEKHYGLNASTPQSRLLHLMEAQGVLEEDLILIFGSRNNLEIILNQQQNITLNQAIALGNLFHVEPSLFLSN
- a CDS encoding McrC family protein; the encoded protein is MKIIELIEHQSKFFKPEELEEAIADLIYHNYSKYIEIEYPSPKTQKQYKLTAKSYVGFIPLTPDIQILLKPKVPIANLFRMLEYTYNLKSFQLLDGSVHCETIPEFYNRLADILTQKILEQSRKGFYRAYVKNTELLPYVRGKVDFQYQFKHPGKVKLNCQYNQYTADIEENQILLWTLYIIGRSGLCSEQLSTTVRKAYHTLQGLATQRPFKGDNCINRSYNRLNQDYQTLHSLCRFFLDHCGVAHQIGNYQMFPFLVRTDILYERFVYAWLKFHLPGNFEIKAQEIVDFCKIIESQIDLVIYDKNTKQVIFILDTKYKIPDSKPSNSDIYQAIAYATLKKSQNAILVYPKPLNQPLNCLVPNSSIRLQSLTFSLEDDLEQSGQRFLKALFNNIIQ